The following are encoded in a window of Nibricoccus aquaticus genomic DNA:
- a CDS encoding MFS transporter, translating to MFKFLGSSNRKLNQDYVIASADKVPLSQKLGYGLGTFFDMWGHWLYPTIAFQIFGLYLHVPQWQIGVAILLNRIFDAFSDVLFGWLSDNTRTRMGRRRPYMLVGSLLAGVGLPFLVAIDPSWSPSTGFWFMIVSSAVYLPIVSCFNMPFQSLGNELTPDYHERTKVFAFKNAVQKIPELGLFFFGQFFSMAVWVGADSSNVFDRVKQLFTTTAAWRTSPDGASPNMLIGAQVYLSICGLIMIAAGLLSVLLVRERYYGKLVAAKQEKISIKETLWQTLKCAPFRIQLSMQLAYNIGLSMVGTLGLAVTIYYVCAGNKSVGNLWNFWMGVSGMAFGFLGIPVFAFIARQLGKRHAMMAVLGTAVLIFVATWWLYTPHIVWLQVFASGLIAFTGAGFWMISGSIGADVMDYDELENGRRREGSFVACGSWINKVGMAIGAAVSFFILEWVGFDSNVAIQSASTLLTIRVLLAAIPIIGLVIAMIALARFPLSQERMADIRIQLEARRGKV from the coding sequence ATGTTCAAGTTCCTCGGCTCCTCGAATCGCAAACTCAACCAAGACTACGTCATCGCCTCCGCTGACAAAGTCCCGCTCTCGCAAAAACTCGGTTACGGCTTGGGTACGTTTTTCGACATGTGGGGGCACTGGCTTTACCCGACCATCGCATTCCAGATTTTCGGTCTCTACCTGCACGTCCCACAGTGGCAAATCGGCGTGGCTATTCTGCTGAACCGCATCTTCGACGCATTCTCGGATGTGTTGTTTGGCTGGCTCTCGGATAACACGCGCACGCGAATGGGGCGCCGTCGGCCATACATGCTTGTGGGCAGTCTCCTGGCGGGCGTTGGCCTGCCGTTTTTGGTAGCGATCGATCCAAGCTGGAGTCCAAGCACCGGCTTCTGGTTCATGATCGTTTCTTCGGCGGTCTACCTGCCGATCGTGAGCTGCTTCAACATGCCGTTCCAGAGTCTCGGTAACGAACTCACGCCGGATTATCACGAACGTACGAAGGTCTTCGCATTCAAAAATGCGGTGCAAAAAATCCCTGAGCTGGGCCTGTTTTTCTTCGGTCAGTTTTTTTCCATGGCAGTCTGGGTAGGCGCGGACAGCAGCAACGTGTTTGATCGCGTCAAACAGCTCTTCACGACCACCGCGGCCTGGCGTACTTCGCCGGATGGCGCTTCGCCCAACATGCTGATCGGCGCGCAGGTTTATCTTTCGATCTGCGGTCTTATCATGATTGCCGCCGGTTTGCTCTCCGTCTTGCTCGTGCGCGAACGGTATTATGGAAAGCTCGTAGCCGCCAAGCAGGAGAAAATTTCCATCAAGGAAACGCTCTGGCAGACGCTCAAATGCGCGCCCTTCCGTATCCAGCTTTCGATGCAGCTGGCCTACAACATCGGGCTAAGTATGGTCGGCACGCTCGGTCTCGCAGTGACGATTTATTATGTGTGCGCAGGTAATAAATCCGTCGGAAATCTTTGGAATTTCTGGATGGGCGTGTCCGGAATGGCCTTCGGGTTTCTCGGCATTCCCGTGTTTGCGTTCATCGCTCGTCAGCTCGGGAAGCGCCATGCGATGATGGCTGTGCTGGGCACTGCGGTCCTCATCTTTGTCGCGACGTGGTGGTTGTACACCCCGCACATCGTCTGGCTCCAGGTGTTTGCCTCAGGATTGATCGCATTTACCGGCGCGGGTTTTTGGATGATCTCAGGATCGATCGGCGCTGACGTCATGGACTATGACGAACTCGAAAACGGCCGCCGTCGCGAGGGCTCGTTTGTCGCGTGCGGGTCATGGATCAATAAAGTCGGCATGGCGATCGGTGCAGCCGTTTCCTTTTTCATCCTGGAATGGGTCGGCTTCGACTCCAACGTCGCGATTCAGAGCGCAAGTACTCTGCTCACTATTCGTGTGTTGCTGGCGGCGATTCCCATCATCGGTCTGGTGATCGCGATGATTGCGCTGGCCAGATTCCCGCTCTCGCAGGAGCGCATGGCGGACATCCGCATCCAGCTCGAGGCGCGTCGCGGCAAGGTCTGA